One Candidatus Manganitrophaceae bacterium DNA window includes the following coding sequences:
- a CDS encoding DUF2607 family protein, producing MMNQKKQFKYAAQLLVLIYLFLTAFMTVGMERHALGHGRNPNHAAQHTTFTCNWMCAASTFVHTSDQNLNSGFIPSIAKLSNLVEQIFHKVSVLSYYARPPPFFLS from the coding sequence ATGATGAATCAAAAGAAGCAGTTTAAATATGCAGCTCAACTTCTTGTACTGATCTATCTTTTTTTAACCGCTTTTATGACGGTCGGTATGGAGCGGCATGCCCTCGGGCATGGCCGGAATCCGAATCATGCCGCTCAGCACACCACTTTTACCTGTAACTGGATGTGTGCTGCTTCGACGTTTGTCCACACATCGGACCAGAACCTCAATAGCGGTTTTATTCCGTCCATTGCGAAGCTGAGCAACTTAGTCGAGCAAATCTTTCATAAAGTCTCTGTACTCTCCTACTATGCACGCCCCCCACCGTTTTTCCTTTCCTGA